From the genome of Cellvibrio japonicus Ueda107, one region includes:
- the flgK gene encoding flagellar hook-associated protein FlgK, producing MSGILSNAISGLQASQNALRTAGHNISNANTTGYTRQQVVYSTRPEQSAGAAGFVGSGVTTTSIERIVNDFVTAQLRLDTSTYNQLNTYNVNISKIDKLFADTSTGLSGGLQTFFAALQNGANDPASTPARQLIVTEVNNLSVRFNSLYQRLADIEKSINGEVKTITSQMTALAKSIAELNQSIAEKRASGQGNMPNDLMDKRDEALRQLSGLVSIQVVNQGDGDVNVFIGNGQPLIVGSQVSSFSVTNDGKIQLVSNGSAADITSQISGGQIGGLLSYRNEVLYPAQNELGRVALAISDQFNKMQQQGLDLDGDYGQPLFSDINTLDAMSSRIVHGSNNALPYDRNLTLRIDDVNALGVNDYRFEIIPNTSNYLITRVGDNSVVAQGALTGAYPQTISFEGLTLSLNSGSFQGGDSFVLQPTKYAARDIKSVISRPEDLAFASPIRTASSTSNSGSGLISAGDVLSLVDINGNTLPAYQTAGQLSPPILIRFTSETTYEVLDNSDPANPKPLSPALREQIFIPGTSNAVFTSDMGETLVVGKGSRLGLPAGREPQTLASLSNTMSNGYLAEQLRFTITDPTTGSVSTKTLTTVPGASAAQTAAQISTIPGVTARAFTTANITNIQLDNADFAPPTQLYVNGEPLIEYDAYGTGFQGDVPNPNTMGEAAFNDYLAQRINANPNLQTLGLRAVSSTNPVTGAAELQLVASSGVDLDIRLVASGTNSSSIDVNDGTGNPSVRLAGADTGAGEQQGIVVGGRIDITMGNGVRLNTSPSNSPLFGDSTASDFALSSYIGYQVYISGQPKAGDTFTVGFNTNGTNDNRNALALVGLETAKTMQNGTMSFGDAYGKLVEEIGTRSSLSKINTEASKSLLEQTQSMRDGISGVNLDEEAADLIRFQQLYQANARVITVARELFDTLLNAL from the coding sequence ATGTCCGGTATCCTCTCCAATGCCATCTCCGGTTTACAGGCTAGCCAAAATGCATTGCGCACAGCCGGGCACAATATTTCCAATGCCAATACCACCGGATACACCCGTCAGCAGGTTGTCTATTCCACACGCCCGGAACAAAGTGCAGGTGCTGCCGGCTTTGTGGGGTCTGGTGTTACTACCACATCGATAGAGCGTATCGTTAATGATTTTGTGACTGCCCAGTTGCGCCTGGATACATCAACCTATAACCAGCTGAACACTTACAATGTCAATATCAGCAAAATTGACAAATTGTTTGCTGACACCAGCACAGGGCTCAGTGGTGGGCTGCAAACGTTTTTTGCTGCATTGCAAAATGGTGCCAATGACCCCGCCTCTACACCGGCGCGCCAGTTGATTGTCACAGAGGTTAATAACCTGAGTGTCCGCTTTAATAGTTTGTACCAACGCCTGGCGGATATTGAAAAGAGCATTAATGGCGAAGTTAAAACAATCACTAGCCAAATGACGGCACTGGCAAAATCCATTGCTGAGCTAAACCAATCCATTGCGGAAAAGCGGGCATCAGGCCAGGGAAACATGCCTAATGACCTGATGGATAAACGCGATGAGGCGTTGCGGCAATTATCCGGGCTGGTTTCCATTCAGGTGGTTAACCAGGGTGATGGGGATGTCAATGTCTTTATTGGTAATGGACAGCCATTGATCGTCGGCTCACAGGTCAGTTCTTTCTCGGTAACCAATGATGGCAAAATCCAGTTGGTCAGCAATGGCTCTGCAGCCGATATTACCAGCCAGATTTCCGGTGGCCAGATTGGCGGCTTGTTAAGTTATCGCAATGAAGTGTTATATCCGGCCCAGAATGAGTTGGGCCGGGTTGCACTGGCGATCTCTGACCAGTTCAACAAAATGCAGCAACAAGGGTTAGACCTGGACGGCGATTATGGACAGCCCTTGTTTTCGGACATTAATACACTGGATGCCATGAGCAGCCGTATTGTCCATGGCAGCAATAATGCCTTGCCGTATGATCGCAACCTGACATTGCGTATCGATGATGTTAACGCGTTGGGAGTCAATGATTATCGCTTTGAAATTATCCCCAATACCTCTAACTATCTGATTACCCGTGTAGGTGACAATAGTGTTGTCGCACAGGGCGCATTGACCGGGGCTTATCCCCAAACGATCAGCTTTGAAGGATTGACACTGAGTTTGAACAGCGGCTCTTTCCAGGGGGGCGATAGCTTCGTTTTACAACCCACTAAATACGCAGCGCGCGATATTAAATCTGTGATCAGTCGCCCGGAGGATTTGGCATTTGCATCGCCTATTCGCACCGCATCCAGCACCAGTAACTCAGGTAGTGGATTGATCAGTGCAGGTGACGTGTTGAGCCTGGTGGATATTAATGGCAATACCTTGCCGGCCTATCAGACTGCCGGTCAGCTTTCCCCGCCAATATTGATTCGCTTTACTTCAGAGACAACCTATGAGGTGCTGGATAATTCTGATCCTGCCAACCCCAAGCCACTGTCGCCTGCCTTGCGCGAGCAAATTTTTATCCCCGGTACCAGCAATGCTGTTTTCACGAGTGACATGGGGGAAACCCTGGTAGTAGGTAAGGGAAGTCGCCTTGGTTTGCCTGCCGGTCGCGAACCGCAAACGCTCGCGTCCCTGAGTAACACCATGTCCAATGGTTATTTGGCAGAGCAATTGCGCTTTACCATAACAGACCCGACAACCGGATCGGTATCCACCAAAACCCTGACAACCGTACCCGGTGCGTCAGCCGCGCAAACGGCTGCGCAAATTAGCACCATACCGGGTGTTACCGCACGCGCCTTTACCACGGCCAATATCACCAATATTCAACTCGACAATGCGGATTTCGCACCGCCAACCCAACTTTATGTGAATGGCGAGCCGCTGATTGAATACGATGCTTACGGTACCGGTTTTCAAGGTGATGTACCCAATCCCAACACCATGGGTGAAGCGGCATTTAACGATTACCTGGCCCAGCGCATTAATGCAAATCCCAATTTGCAAACCCTGGGATTGCGCGCTGTCAGTAGTACCAACCCGGTAACGGGTGCTGCGGAGTTACAACTGGTAGCGTCTTCCGGTGTCGATCTGGATATACGCCTGGTTGCTTCCGGTACTAACTCGAGCAGTATTGATGTGAACGATGGTACCGGCAACCCCAGTGTCCGCCTGGCAGGTGCAGATACCGGTGCGGGTGAGCAACAGGGGATTGTGGTGGGGGGGCGTATCGATATCACCATGGGCAATGGTGTCCGCCTGAATACATCGCCGTCCAACAGCCCCTTGTTTGGCGACAGTACTGCCAGTGATTTTGCACTGTCATCCTATATTGGATACCAGGTGTATATCAGTGGCCAACCCAAGGCAGGTGATACGTTTACAGTGGGCTTTAATACCAATGGCACTAACGACAACCGCAATGCCTTGGCGCTGGTAGGACTTGAAACCGCCAAAACCATGCAAAATGGCACCATGAGTTTTGGCGATGCCTACGGCAAGTTGGTGGAGGAAATCGGAACCCGCAGCAGCCTGTCAAAAATCAATACCGAGGCCAGTAAAAGCTTGCTTGAGCAAACCCAGTCCATGCGCGACGGAATTTCCGGCGTCAATTTGGATGAAGAAGCTGCCGACCTGATTCGCTTCCAGCAACTCTATCAGGCGAATGCGCGGGTTATTACGGTAGCGCGTGAGTTGTTTGATACGCTGCTGAATGCATTGTAA
- a CDS encoding flagellin has translation MALVINTNVASLNAQRQLMSSGNALDRATERLSSGARINSAKDDAAGLAISNRMTSQVRGLDQAIRNANDGVSLIQTAEGALSESTNILQRMRELAVQSANGIYTASDRATLNAEVKQLVSELDRIAKTTSFNGQNLLDGKLGNIDLQVGASANQTITLKVPAMDAKTLGMGSTSVDLMGGASDIDSLTGDLVLREGSILINGQSIIKGTDEFDGAGTGATNSDQALIDHINKNVNGVTASTYAVATATSSGDGILTSSDSVTVTLTNLDGTTAAINIGGGVNGTSSLQELVEKMNAESGGKFSVAIGDDGKVSISAENVSSIAVTGATAATALGAGITTAANARIVLKADNGDPVTVTRGSNGTLEQLNAFGFRENDKAGTVEGFAVGNGNLAAGDLKINGVDIPATTTDQTVPNGALSAKVAAINSVSDQTGVSATAFTSVSLDFGSVAVTSLAGGTFALNGVDIAITANPTSLAAVAKEFNDKTNETGITATVSGTRIVLEGNVGKISFGTSTTATNAVEDVLTDTNNVALLAKAGDESSAVAVADGDSADGGIKLTSNNGNPISVQHKDTAAQTKTGLLDSNIATGGAFGTAIASISIDTQANAQKAIKVIDNALTTISDVRSELGAVNNRLDFTVSNLANISEKTSAARSRITDADFAAETAALSRSQVLQQAATAMLAQSNARPQQVLSLLR, from the coding sequence ATGGCTTTAGTCATTAACACAAACGTTGCCTCTCTGAATGCTCAGCGTCAGTTGATGAGTTCAGGCAACGCGCTTGACCGTGCAACCGAGCGTTTGTCATCCGGTGCGCGTATTAACTCCGCCAAAGACGACGCTGCCGGTTTGGCAATTTCCAACCGTATGACCTCACAGGTGCGCGGCCTTGACCAGGCGATTCGTAACGCCAACGACGGTGTATCGCTGATCCAGACCGCTGAAGGTGCGCTGTCCGAATCCACCAACATCCTGCAACGTATGCGTGAGCTGGCCGTCCAGTCTGCGAACGGTATCTATACCGCCAGCGACCGTGCCACCTTGAACGCTGAGGTGAAGCAACTCGTATCCGAACTGGATCGTATCGCTAAAACCACTTCTTTCAACGGCCAAAACCTGCTCGACGGCAAACTGGGTAACATTGACCTGCAAGTAGGTGCCAGTGCCAACCAAACCATTACCCTGAAAGTCCCTGCAATGGATGCCAAAACCCTGGGTATGGGTTCTACCAGTGTGGATTTGATGGGGGGCGCATCAGACATTGATTCGCTCACTGGTGATCTGGTATTGCGTGAAGGCAGCATTTTGATCAATGGCCAGTCCATTATTAAAGGCACTGATGAGTTTGACGGTGCAGGCACCGGTGCAACCAACAGTGACCAGGCGTTGATTGACCACATTAATAAAAATGTTAATGGTGTTACTGCCTCTACTTATGCTGTCGCAACAGCAACCAGCTCAGGTGACGGTATATTAACGTCCTCTGATTCAGTGACTGTAACCCTTACCAACCTTGATGGTACAACCGCTGCCATTAATATCGGTGGTGGTGTCAATGGAACCAGCAGCCTGCAAGAGCTGGTTGAGAAAATGAATGCAGAAAGTGGTGGCAAGTTCTCTGTTGCTATCGGTGATGATGGCAAAGTGTCCATCTCTGCAGAAAATGTGAGCAGTATTGCGGTTACAGGTGCAACAGCCGCAACTGCGTTGGGGGCTGGTATTACAACAGCTGCCAATGCACGTATTGTGCTTAAGGCAGATAATGGTGATCCAGTTACTGTTACCCGCGGTTCAAATGGCACCCTTGAGCAATTGAATGCCTTTGGATTCCGTGAAAATGATAAAGCTGGCACTGTAGAAGGCTTTGCTGTAGGTAATGGCAACCTGGCTGCAGGCGATTTAAAAATCAATGGCGTGGATATACCTGCCACAACCACAGATCAAACTGTGCCTAATGGTGCTTTGTCCGCTAAAGTTGCGGCTATTAACTCTGTGTCAGATCAGACGGGAGTTTCTGCTACCGCGTTCACTTCTGTGTCTCTGGATTTTGGTTCAGTTGCAGTTACCAGCTTGGCTGGCGGTACTTTTGCGCTTAACGGTGTTGATATTGCCATTACCGCAAACCCCACCAGCCTGGCCGCTGTTGCCAAAGAGTTCAATGACAAGACCAATGAAACCGGCATCACCGCCACTGTTTCCGGGACTCGTATTGTCCTTGAGGGCAATGTAGGAAAAATTTCCTTTGGTACCAGCACAACAGCGACTAATGCGGTTGAAGATGTGCTCACAGACACCAATAACGTTGCCCTGTTAGCGAAAGCCGGTGATGAAAGTAGCGCCGTTGCTGTTGCCGATGGCGATTCGGCAGACGGTGGTATCAAATTAACCAGCAACAACGGCAACCCCATCTCCGTACAGCACAAAGATACCGCTGCGCAAACCAAAACCGGCTTGCTGGATTCCAACATCGCGACTGGCGGCGCCTTTGGTACTGCAATCGCCTCTATCAGCATTGACACCCAGGCCAACGCTCAAAAAGCCATCAAGGTGATCGACAACGCGCTCACGACTATCAGTGATGTGCGTTCTGAGTTGGGTGCGGTTAACAACCGTCTGGACTTTACCGTCTCTAACCTGGCGAATATCTCTGAGAAGACCTCGGCAGCCCGTTCACGTATCACCGATGCTGACTTCGCTGCTGAAACTGCTGCTCTGAGCCGTTCACAAGTGTTGCAACAAGCCGCAACGGCGATGCTGGCCCAGTCCAATGCCCGTCCGCAGCAAGTATTGTCACTGTTGAGATAA
- a CDS encoding flagellar protein FliT, which translates to MNTDTLLAPLERALSQSQALLSLARADDWESFETLVQQRQQGLLSIQDTEYLQSLAAAELGQRAAALVREIQTINEQLANLAETRKTKLVSDLRQAGHAAKAIDAYGR; encoded by the coding sequence ATGAATACCGATACATTGCTGGCCCCATTGGAGCGTGCACTGAGCCAGTCCCAAGCCCTGTTATCCCTTGCCCGGGCGGATGATTGGGAATCCTTCGAGACGCTGGTACAGCAACGCCAACAGGGTTTGCTGAGTATCCAGGATACCGAATACCTGCAATCACTGGCGGCAGCGGAATTGGGCCAGCGCGCTGCAGCCCTGGTGCGTGAGATCCAGACTATTAATGAACAACTGGCCAACTTGGCGGAGACACGTAAAACAAAATTGGTGTCGGATTTGCGGCAGGCTGGTCATGCAGCAAAGGCTATTGATGCCTATGGTCGATAA
- the flgL gene encoding flagellar hook-associated protein FlgL, translated as MRVSTSQIYNIATLGISQAQSSVTKIQEQMATGKKVLSPADDPVAATTILQLNQELARTEQYKKNIDIAENNLNLEESSLQTIVSLVQRMRQIAVSAGNTAVLTQADYAAYAAEVEARMDELLNLQNTRNASGQYIFAGYQSSTKPFTSDGGGNFSYLGDEGQLRLQASASVSVPVSDSGKKLFVDVPSGHNTFTTSASTANKALPPAMISVGEVIDQEAFDRLYPDDLVISFNRTGLGVVFSVTEKTSGKQLITNQTYIAGQDIEVAGARFRIVGNPYSGEPAVPATLNFGSGASFPVDFSAAPTTLTVTVGARTETLLLDANVNSAADMAALLNSTTGTPSNQAKLAALGVTLTPTGFTVANGLNITVSGGNPDTDAALGFPSQGMGSASTNGVTAVNGDSFFVESTDKQGLLTTLSRFAQAMREVKDSPESKEKLAELVAKTLTNLESAITNLAAVQGDVGARLNTLESSRDLNLDVTLTTKTVLSSLQDLDYAEASIQLSMQSFVLSAAQQSFVKVSQLSLFSYF; from the coding sequence ATGCGCGTATCCACTTCGCAAATCTACAACATCGCCACCTTGGGCATCAGCCAGGCGCAATCGTCGGTCACCAAAATCCAGGAGCAGATGGCCACGGGGAAAAAAGTGCTATCGCCCGCCGATGATCCGGTGGCGGCGACGACGATTTTGCAGCTTAACCAGGAATTGGCGCGCACTGAGCAATATAAAAAAAATATTGATATCGCTGAAAATAATTTAAATCTTGAAGAGTCCAGTCTCCAGACGATTGTCAGCCTGGTTCAACGTATGCGCCAGATTGCTGTCTCTGCAGGTAATACCGCCGTTCTGACACAGGCAGACTATGCGGCCTATGCCGCTGAAGTTGAAGCACGCATGGATGAATTGCTCAATTTACAAAATACCCGCAATGCATCCGGTCAATATATTTTTGCGGGTTACCAGAGTTCGACCAAGCCTTTTACCAGCGATGGCGGCGGCAATTTTTCCTACCTGGGTGATGAAGGCCAGCTGCGTTTGCAAGCGTCCGCATCCGTCAGTGTTCCGGTAAGCGATTCCGGCAAAAAATTGTTTGTCGATGTACCCAGCGGACACAACACCTTCACAACATCTGCCAGCACCGCTAACAAAGCGCTGCCTCCTGCAATGATCAGCGTAGGCGAAGTTATTGATCAGGAAGCCTTTGACCGTTTGTATCCCGATGATCTGGTGATCAGCTTTAACCGTACAGGGCTTGGTGTCGTTTTTAGTGTGACGGAAAAAACATCCGGCAAGCAGCTTATTACTAACCAGACTTATATCGCCGGCCAGGATATTGAAGTGGCTGGTGCGCGATTCCGTATTGTTGGCAATCCCTACTCGGGTGAGCCGGCTGTTCCTGCAACCCTGAATTTTGGCTCTGGTGCGAGTTTTCCTGTCGATTTTTCGGCAGCGCCAACAACCCTCACCGTGACCGTGGGGGCTCGCACAGAGACGCTGTTGCTGGATGCGAATGTGAACAGCGCGGCGGATATGGCCGCCTTACTCAACAGTACCACGGGAACCCCTAGCAACCAGGCGAAGTTGGCTGCATTGGGGGTCACCCTGACACCCACAGGTTTTACTGTGGCTAATGGCCTGAATATCACGGTTTCCGGTGGCAATCCCGATACAGATGCCGCCTTGGGCTTTCCAAGCCAGGGGATGGGAAGTGCGTCTACCAATGGCGTAACCGCAGTTAATGGCGATAGTTTTTTTGTGGAATCTACCGACAAACAAGGTTTGTTGACGACCTTGTCGCGCTTTGCCCAGGCAATGCGCGAGGTAAAAGATAGCCCTGAGAGCAAGGAAAAATTGGCGGAGCTGGTGGCTAAAACCCTGACCAACCTGGAGAGTGCCATTACTAACCTGGCTGCGGTTCAGGGCGACGTGGGGGCTCGCCTGAATACCCTGGAAAGTTCACGGGATCTGAACCTGGATGTTACCCTGACCACCAAAACGGTGCTTTCCAGTTTGCAGGACCTTGACTATGCCGAAGCGTCAATCCAGCTTTCCATGCAATCCTTTGTATTGAGTGCCGCCCAGCAGAGCTTTGTTAAGGTAAGCCAGTTATCCCTGTTCTCTTATTTCTAA
- the flgJ gene encoding flagellar assembly peptidoglycan hydrolase FlgJ, with the protein MLPVDINGAMTKAQDTVFDQRGMNAIRALGREQSPEALREVAKKFEAMFVQEMLKSMRATNEVFAEGSLFSSEQEKFHRDMLDQQMSIELTNGRGLGLADYFYQNMLLNYGKHLGQETENRVTAALPLASSPITDGKLADVVKYQQWGEALRTLAPVVEEDEAADSENRLLNAYHTGVDRSNLGPVYANRIHPAGGKLAVSPSQESFVAMLKPHAEQAAKALDINPDVLVAQVALETGWGKHVIHTRQGENSFNLFNIKASSRWQGDSVNVATLEYKQGMPQYERANFKKYSSYAESFADYVALMKNNARYQPALAVGKNSPAYAEALQEAGYATDPQYANKIKRLLKNEAISTLSGLAQSAQSLLSLASQARERLME; encoded by the coding sequence ATGTTACCTGTCGACATCAATGGCGCCATGACCAAAGCACAGGACACAGTATTCGACCAGCGTGGTATGAATGCTATTCGCGCCCTGGGGCGTGAACAAAGCCCGGAAGCCCTGCGTGAAGTAGCCAAAAAATTTGAGGCTATGTTTGTGCAGGAAATGCTCAAAAGCATGCGCGCGACCAATGAGGTGTTTGCAGAGGGCAGTTTATTTAGCAGTGAGCAGGAAAAGTTTCATCGCGATATGCTCGACCAGCAAATGTCTATCGAGTTGACCAATGGCCGCGGCTTGGGACTGGCTGATTACTTTTACCAAAATATGCTGCTGAACTATGGCAAACACCTTGGGCAGGAAACCGAAAACAGGGTTACGGCTGCATTGCCATTGGCATCGTCACCGATAACCGATGGCAAACTGGCAGACGTGGTCAAGTATCAGCAGTGGGGCGAAGCCCTGCGTACACTGGCGCCTGTTGTCGAAGAGGATGAGGCTGCCGATAGCGAAAATCGTTTGTTAAATGCGTACCACACAGGTGTTGATCGTTCAAACCTTGGACCTGTATATGCCAACCGCATCCATCCGGCCGGTGGCAAGTTGGCGGTCAGTCCTTCGCAGGAAAGTTTTGTTGCCATGCTTAAGCCCCATGCAGAGCAGGCGGCTAAGGCCCTGGATATTAATCCTGATGTACTGGTTGCGCAGGTAGCGCTTGAAACCGGATGGGGCAAGCACGTTATCCATACTCGCCAGGGTGAGAACAGTTTTAATTTATTCAATATCAAGGCAAGCAGTCGCTGGCAGGGCGATAGTGTTAATGTGGCTACCCTCGAATATAAGCAGGGTATGCCCCAATACGAGCGCGCCAATTTCAAAAAATACAGCAGCTATGCCGAAAGCTTTGCTGATTATGTTGCCCTGATGAAAAATAATGCACGTTACCAGCCTGCACTGGCAGTCGGTAAAAACTCCCCCGCTTATGCAGAGGCCCTGCAGGAGGCCGGTTATGCAACAGACCCGCAATATGCTAACAAGATCAAACGCCTACTGAAAAACGAAGCGATCAGTACCCTGTCCGGTTTGGCGCAATCTGCACAATCCCTGTTATCGCTCGCCAGCCAGGCGCGCGAGCGACTAATGGAGTAA
- the flgH gene encoding flagellar basal body L-ring protein FlgH encodes MNIPAMCKWLLMVSAVSLLIGCGGNRKPIADDPAYAPTIASNMSVPQRTEGSLYQDVYGVSLFNDRKAHFVGDVITVTLSERTVSRKSSGVTTGKKSGVNFNAGPLLGANPTIKDRELTTTLTQDRTFDGSADADQSNSLQGNITVTVAEILPNGNLIVRGEKWITLNRGDEFIRISGIVRPEDIAPDNTIVSTRLANAKISYSGTGELANAQKMGWLSRFFNSDLWPL; translated from the coding sequence ATGAACATTCCTGCAATGTGTAAATGGTTACTGATGGTATCTGCAGTCTCGCTGTTGATCGGCTGTGGTGGCAATCGCAAACCCATTGCGGATGATCCGGCATATGCGCCTACCATTGCATCCAATATGTCAGTTCCGCAGCGCACAGAGGGCTCGCTTTACCAGGATGTCTATGGTGTCAGCCTGTTTAATGATCGCAAGGCACATTTTGTGGGTGATGTTATTACCGTTACCTTGAGTGAGCGAACTGTCTCCAGGAAATCATCCGGTGTAACCACCGGTAAAAAAAGTGGTGTGAATTTCAATGCCGGCCCGTTGCTGGGAGCAAATCCGACTATTAAAGATCGTGAGCTAACCACTACCCTGACACAGGATAGGACCTTTGATGGCAGTGCCGATGCGGATCAGAGCAACAGTTTGCAAGGCAATATCACGGTGACTGTTGCCGAGATATTACCCAATGGCAATCTGATTGTGCGTGGAGAAAAGTGGATCACCCTGAATCGTGGTGATGAATTTATTCGTATCAGCGGTATTGTGCGCCCGGAAGATATAGCACCTGATAACACGATTGTGTCTACCCGCCTGGCGAATGCCAAAATTTCCTACAGTGGTACCGGTGAACTGGCCAATGCACAAAAGATGGGTTGGTTATCGCGCTTTTTTAACAGTGATTTGTGGCCACTGTAA
- the flgG gene encoding flagellar basal-body rod protein FlgG: MHSALYVSKTGLAAQDRQLATISNNLANVATVGFKRDRAIFEDLLYQNQRQPGAQETQETQLPSGLQLGTGVRVVATQKEFTEGNIQVTEQALDVAIDGRGFLQVLLPDGTIAYTRNGQLQLNGEGQVVNADGYLLEPAIIVPEGVNKITIGSNGTVNAFAPGVADPQQLGDITLTDFINPSGLQAIGGNLFLETPASGNPVQGIPGENGMGSLKQGMLESSNVDIVEEMVNMITTQRAYEMNSKVVSTADQMLQYITQNL; this comes from the coding sequence ATGCACTCAGCGCTTTATGTCAGTAAGACCGGTTTGGCCGCCCAGGATCGCCAACTGGCGACGATTTCCAACAACCTTGCTAACGTGGCAACTGTGGGCTTTAAACGCGATCGCGCCATTTTTGAAGATTTGTTATATCAGAATCAACGCCAACCGGGCGCGCAGGAAACCCAGGAAACCCAACTGCCTTCCGGTTTGCAATTGGGTACGGGTGTCCGTGTGGTGGCAACCCAGAAAGAATTTACCGAAGGCAATATCCAGGTTACTGAACAAGCGCTGGATGTTGCTATTGATGGCCGCGGTTTCCTGCAAGTACTGCTACCCGATGGCACCATCGCCTACACGCGCAACGGCCAGTTACAGCTTAACGGTGAAGGGCAGGTTGTTAATGCCGATGGCTATTTGCTGGAGCCTGCCATTATTGTTCCCGAGGGAGTGAATAAAATCACCATCGGTAGTAATGGTACGGTTAATGCGTTTGCTCCCGGTGTTGCTGACCCTCAACAATTGGGTGATATCACCCTGACGGATTTTATTAATCCATCCGGTTTACAGGCTATCGGTGGAAATTTATTTCTGGAGACTCCCGCCAGTGGTAACCCGGTACAGGGTATACCCGGTGAGAACGGTATGGGCAGCTTGAAGCAGGGTATGTTGGAAAGCTCCAATGTGGATATCGTGGAAGAGATGGTGAATATGATTACCACCCAGCGTGCCTATGAAATGAATTCCAAGGTTGTTTCCACCGCAGACCAGATGTTGCAATACATTACCCAGAACCTCTAG
- a CDS encoding flagellar basal body P-ring protein FlgI, giving the protein MRSLYWITAIALFAISVAAQAERIKDIASVAGVRANQLVGYGLVVGLDGTGDQTTQSPFTVQSFNSMLKQFGITVPEGARMQMKNVAAVMVQAELPAFAKPGQTLDITVSSISNAKSLRGGSLLMTPLKGLDGKVYAVAQGNLVVGGLSATGADGSRITVNVPSAGRIPGGALVERMVETNFTAGQPIVFNLNRADFTTANRLAQAINKFLGPDTARPLDAVSVMVDSPQNPAQRVDFIAMLENLEVTPGEEAARVIINSRTGTIVVGKNVRVSPVAVTHGSLTVTVAESLTVSQPNPLGQGTTVVVPSTNITAEEKTNPMFKFAPGASLDDIVRSVNNVGASPSDLMAILEALKQAGALKAELVVI; this is encoded by the coding sequence ATGCGTAGTCTTTATTGGATAACAGCGATTGCCCTCTTTGCAATAAGTGTGGCAGCACAGGCGGAACGCATTAAAGATATCGCTAGTGTGGCCGGTGTGCGCGCTAACCAATTGGTTGGTTACGGTCTGGTTGTTGGCCTGGACGGCACTGGGGACCAAACCACACAGTCTCCTTTTACCGTGCAGTCTTTCAACAGCATGCTCAAACAATTCGGTATTACTGTGCCTGAAGGCGCGCGTATGCAAATGAAAAACGTTGCCGCTGTTATGGTGCAGGCAGAATTGCCGGCGTTTGCCAAACCGGGCCAGACACTTGATATTACTGTTTCATCGATTAGTAACGCCAAAAGTTTGCGCGGTGGTAGCTTGTTAATGACACCGTTAAAAGGCCTTGATGGGAAAGTCTACGCTGTGGCCCAGGGAAACCTGGTGGTTGGCGGCTTAAGCGCAACCGGTGCCGATGGCTCCAGGATTACCGTGAATGTGCCCAGTGCAGGTCGTATTCCCGGTGGGGCTTTAGTGGAGCGCATGGTCGAAACCAACTTTACCGCAGGGCAACCGATTGTTTTTAACCTCAACCGTGCAGACTTTACCACAGCAAATCGCTTGGCCCAGGCCATTAATAAATTTTTGGGACCTGACACAGCCCGCCCACTGGATGCGGTGTCAGTGATGGTGGATTCACCACAAAATCCGGCGCAGCGTGTGGATTTTATTGCCATGCTGGAAAACCTGGAAGTGACCCCCGGTGAAGAAGCCGCCAGGGTTATTATCAATTCGCGCACCGGCACTATTGTAGTGGGCAAAAATGTGCGCGTTTCCCCGGTGGCGGTAACCCATGGCAGCTTGACGGTGACTGTGGCTGAAAGCCTGACGGTAAGCCAACCCAATCCTTTGGGGCAGGGCACTACCGTAGTCGTGCCTAGTACCAATATCACCGCGGAAGAAAAGACTAACCCCATGTTCAAATTTGCACCCGGTGCCAGCCTGGATGACATAGTGCGCTCGGTCAATAACGTAGGTGCATCGCCCAGTGACCTGATGGCCATCCTGGAGGCGTTAAAGCAAGCCGGTGCACTTAAAGCTGAGTTGGTGGTGATTTAA